In Kordia antarctica, the following proteins share a genomic window:
- a CDS encoding peptidase associated/transthyretin-like domain-containing protein — translation MSLTSFLLSILLFFPFINQEVAINGVVKNNNGEPLPNILVTVLSKNKNMLAYQYSDSEGKFNFTLKDVNSAVYIKASSLFFEEKEVEIDTTKDIILTLNPKVEVLDEVVITSSNYAKDTLNLDIRKYNLKKTESIESSLKKIPGISIDKDGRIRYWNKEIEKILIDGDDLADDQYTFISKNLRSEVLEDIQVLKNFEENTVLKKSRKSDKIALNLKIKEEFKSVWFGNVSLGYGNGLGNDDELKTSSNIGLLRKKIKFLNAQKFSSLGDESIPVFFGESEYEKSNAAIYNLKSIDVALPNEVTNFTDAFGNTFLINKKIKKLVLRSTNFIGIDKQKQESFRSTDFFFQDEDSFTEINRNRDRKTLFFGEIELKNPELKNSYFINKLKYKIGANKFSSFSLFDTDETNDDSKNNEVAFYNYLQYTQRFKKGVIINSELNFGISNLDEKTTINSQDVSSVIQSASPINQRVEKQFKFIDFKTDATFLLTKKLKGKLQLNYKNNNERFNIGLNPVITLYSNNVAFSRSEFIIKPSFIYNVSRKVKWKGHVSTNFFSLNNVNKVLFNYNTMLSLKFWGTLDLSFSQRQNFASNQNFLLNYYITNNNTFRRGGLLFEPLNYDQLRMKWIHKNRKNTFNNEFSFTYKKTKSSLLDEFSLVDNVNFNNTFLILRDGEEYVFKNQFIFLVNSLGFKLETSHSLLYTPLVNEGTELNELYFGLYSFEITSYFSSSLNFNAKFEYNKNVQTFNDTKSTFDTRNLILELNWDFTKALALKVNGGIYELNENIYNIFNVSLDYVPENKKFSYNLRMNNVLNEDEFSYQNRNSFFTSVTTIPLVPLYTFASVKYIF, via the coding sequence ATGAGTTTAACAAGTTTTTTACTATCTATATTATTGTTTTTTCCTTTTATAAATCAGGAAGTTGCAATAAATGGTGTAGTTAAAAACAACAATGGTGAGCCTTTACCAAATATTCTTGTAACTGTACTATCAAAGAATAAAAATATGTTGGCTTATCAATACTCAGATAGTGAAGGAAAGTTTAATTTTACTTTAAAAGATGTAAATTCAGCAGTATATATTAAAGCATCATCTTTGTTTTTTGAAGAAAAAGAAGTTGAAATTGACACAACCAAAGATATCATATTAACACTCAATCCAAAAGTTGAAGTACTAGATGAAGTTGTTATTACATCATCTAATTATGCAAAGGATACCTTGAATCTTGATATAAGAAAATATAATTTAAAGAAAACAGAAAGTATTGAAAGTTCATTGAAAAAGATTCCAGGTATTAGTATTGATAAAGATGGTAGAATAAGGTATTGGAATAAAGAGATTGAAAAGATATTGATTGATGGTGATGATTTAGCAGACGATCAATATACTTTTATTTCAAAAAACTTACGATCAGAAGTTTTAGAGGATATTCAGGTTTTAAAAAATTTTGAAGAGAATACCGTCTTAAAAAAAAGCAGAAAATCGGATAAGATTGCGCTGAATTTAAAGATTAAAGAAGAATTTAAAAGTGTTTGGTTTGGAAACGTATCGTTAGGTTATGGAAACGGTCTGGGAAATGATGATGAATTAAAAACAAGTAGCAACATTGGGTTGTTAAGAAAAAAAATAAAGTTCCTAAATGCACAAAAATTTTCTTCATTAGGCGATGAATCAATTCCTGTTTTTTTTGGGGAAAGTGAATATGAAAAAAGTAATGCTGCCATCTATAATTTGAAAAGTATTGACGTCGCATTGCCTAATGAAGTTACGAACTTCACTGATGCTTTTGGGAATACGTTTTTAATCAATAAAAAAATCAAGAAATTAGTATTACGAAGTACTAATTTTATTGGTATTGACAAGCAAAAACAAGAATCGTTTAGAAGTACCGATTTCTTCTTTCAAGATGAAGATTCTTTTACAGAAATAAATAGAAATAGAGATAGAAAAACACTCTTTTTTGGAGAAATAGAATTAAAAAATCCTGAATTAAAAAATAGTTATTTTATAAATAAGCTTAAATACAAAATTGGTGCAAATAAATTTTCTTCGTTCTCTTTATTTGATACAGATGAAACTAATGATGATAGCAAAAATAATGAAGTAGCATTTTACAATTATCTTCAGTATACACAGCGTTTCAAAAAAGGAGTTATTATAAATAGTGAGTTGAATTTTGGAATTTCAAATTTAGATGAAAAAACAACAATTAATTCACAAGATGTAAGTTCGGTTATTCAAAGTGCTTCTCCGATAAATCAACGTGTAGAAAAACAATTTAAGTTTATCGACTTTAAAACAGATGCTACATTTCTACTAACTAAAAAATTGAAAGGAAAGTTACAGCTTAATTATAAAAACAATAACGAACGTTTTAATATAGGATTAAATCCTGTAATTACACTCTACAGTAATAATGTTGCTTTTTCACGAAGTGAATTTATTATAAAGCCATCTTTTATTTACAATGTATCCCGGAAAGTGAAATGGAAAGGTCATGTAAGCACCAATTTCTTTAGCTTAAATAACGTGAATAAAGTACTGTTTAATTACAATACAATGTTAAGTCTTAAATTTTGGGGAACGTTAGATCTCTCTTTTTCGCAGCGACAAAATTTTGCGTCGAATCAGAATTTTTTATTAAATTACTATATAACCAATAACAACACATTTAGAAGAGGTGGATTGCTTTTTGAACCTCTAAATTATGATCAATTGCGAATGAAATGGATTCATAAAAATCGTAAAAACACATTCAATAATGAGTTTTCCTTTACATACAAAAAAACAAAATCATCTTTATTAGACGAATTTTCTTTAGTAGATAATGTAAATTTCAACAATACTTTTCTTATATTAAGAGATGGAGAAGAATATGTGTTCAAGAATCAGTTTATATTTTTAGTAAATTCCCTCGGTTTTAAACTAGAAACTTCGCACTCTTTGTTATACACACCATTAGTAAATGAAGGTACAGAATTAAATGAATTATACTTTGGATTGTATAGTTTTGAGATTACTTCCTATTTTTCTTCCTCATTGAATTTCAATGCGAAATTTGAGTACAATAAAAATGTTCAAACGTTCAATGATACTAAATCAACTTTTGATACACGAAATTTGATTTTGGAGCTTAATTGGGATTTTACAAAAGCATTGGCTTTGAAAGTAAATGGTGGAATTTACGAGCTAAATGAAAACATCTATAACATATTTAATGTGTCTTTAGATTACGTTCCTGAGAATAAAAAATTCTCATATAACTTACGAATGAACAATGTGTTGAATGAAGACGAATTTTCATATCAAAATCGAAATTCATTTTTCACCTCAGTGACAACAATTCCATTAGTGCCGCTTTATACGTTTGCTAGTGTAAAATATATATTTTAA
- the bioB gene encoding biotin synthase BioB produces the protein MNNIRHNWTKEEIIAIYNKPMMELLYEAATVHRLHHDPNTVQVSTLLSIKTGGCPEDCGYCPQAARYHTDIEGNDLMTVSQVKAQALRAKSSGSSRVCMGAAWRNVKDGPEFDQVLEMVRTINKLDMEVCCTLGMVTENQAQRLAEAGLYAYNHNLDSSEEYYKEVISTRGYEDRLETIDNVRKTNVTVCSGGIIGMGESVADRAGMLVALSTLDPQPESTPINALVPVDGTPLEKEEPVEIWDMIRMVATTRIVMPETQVRLSAGRTNMSREGQAMCFFAGANSIFAGDKLLTTPNPDVNEDMKMFEKLGLNPQKPFTKKTQPQTVEAANSEYQALGEKPKWSRPDHKIDRNEEAKEKMKAAVLEKK, from the coding sequence ATGAACAACATTCGACACAATTGGACTAAAGAAGAAATCATTGCAATTTACAACAAACCAATGATGGAATTGCTATATGAAGCAGCTACTGTACACAGATTACACCACGATCCAAACACAGTGCAAGTGTCTACATTACTCTCTATAAAAACGGGCGGCTGTCCAGAAGATTGCGGATATTGTCCACAAGCAGCACGCTATCACACAGATATTGAAGGAAACGATTTAATGACGGTTTCGCAAGTAAAAGCACAAGCATTGCGCGCAAAATCCTCTGGAAGTTCTAGAGTTTGTATGGGCGCAGCTTGGAGAAACGTAAAAGACGGACCAGAATTTGACCAAGTATTAGAAATGGTACGTACGATCAATAAACTAGACATGGAAGTTTGTTGTACGTTAGGAATGGTAACAGAAAATCAAGCACAACGTTTGGCAGAAGCCGGACTCTACGCTTACAATCATAATTTAGATTCTTCGGAAGAATATTACAAAGAAGTAATTTCTACACGTGGCTATGAAGATCGTTTGGAAACCATTGACAATGTTCGTAAAACAAACGTAACAGTTTGTAGTGGCGGAATTATTGGAATGGGCGAATCGGTAGCCGATAGAGCAGGAATGTTAGTTGCATTATCAACGCTAGATCCGCAACCAGAATCTACACCAATTAACGCTTTAGTTCCCGTTGACGGAACACCATTAGAAAAAGAGGAACCTGTAGAAATTTGGGATATGATCCGAATGGTAGCAACTACCAGAATTGTAATGCCGGAAACGCAAGTACGCTTATCAGCAGGAAGAACAAACATGAGTAGAGAAGGACAAGCAATGTGTTTCTTTGCAGGTGCAAACTCTATCTTTGCAGGCGACAAATTACTAACAACGCCAAATCCTGATGTTAATGAAGACATGAAAATGTTTGAAAAATTAGGATTAAATCCTCAAAAACCGTTTACCAAAAAGACGCAACCACAAACTGTAGAAGCGGCAAATTCAGAATATCAAGCGTTGGGCGAAAAGCCAAAATGGTCTCGACCAGATCATAAAATTGATAGAAATGAAGAAGCAAAAGAAAAAATGAAAGCGGCAGTATTAGAGAAAAAATAG
- a CDS encoding cupin-like domain-containing protein: protein MKLNLQQIPRVKTITKKDFIKNYYKPQKPVVIENFIEDWPAYKKWSLDYMKEIAGDKVVPLYDDRPVDYKDGFNEPHAKMKMAEYVDLLKREPTKYRIFLWNIFREVPSLQNDYWLPNFGLRLLKSMPMMFFGGTNSHTFMHYDIDFSNIFHFHFEGKKECILFDQKQNDFLYKIPHSLIVREDIDFSNPDFEKWPVLQKAKGYSTELEHGNVLYMPEGYWHYMKYITPGFSMSLRAITKNPKNVAKALYNFIVMRQYDNIMRRIKGQKWIDWKNEEAITRTHKKNGIL from the coding sequence TTGAAATTGAATCTGCAACAAATTCCAAGGGTTAAAACAATTACCAAAAAGGACTTCATTAAAAATTACTATAAGCCACAAAAACCTGTAGTTATAGAAAATTTTATTGAAGATTGGCCTGCGTATAAAAAATGGAGTTTAGACTACATGAAAGAAATTGCAGGCGATAAAGTAGTTCCCTTGTATGACGACAGACCTGTAGATTACAAAGATGGTTTCAACGAGCCACACGCAAAAATGAAAATGGCTGAATATGTAGATTTACTAAAAAGAGAACCTACAAAATATCGCATCTTTCTTTGGAATATTTTTAGAGAAGTCCCATCATTACAAAACGATTATTGGTTGCCAAATTTTGGTCTAAGATTACTCAAATCAATGCCAATGATGTTCTTTGGAGGAACCAATTCGCATACATTTATGCATTATGACATTGATTTCTCAAACATCTTCCACTTTCACTTTGAAGGAAAAAAGGAATGTATTCTATTCGATCAAAAACAAAACGACTTTCTATACAAAATTCCACACTCATTAATCGTTCGTGAAGACATTGATTTTTCCAATCCTGACTTTGAAAAATGGCCAGTTTTGCAAAAAGCAAAAGGATATAGTACAGAATTAGAACATGGAAATGTGCTCTATATGCCAGAAGGTTATTGGCATTACATGAAATACATAACACCAGGTTTTTCAATGAGTTTGCGTGCCATTACTAAAAATCCAAAAAACGTAGCGAAAGCATTATATAACTTTATCGTAATGAGACAATACGACAACATCATGCGAAGAATAAAAGGTCAAAAATGGATTGATTGGAAAAATGAGGAAGCAATCACAAGAACCCATAAAAAGAATGGGATTTTATAA
- a CDS encoding regulatory protein RecX has translation MERKSYSLKEAKLKLQQYCVYQDRCHKEVNEKLRQMNMIPEAIAVIVSELIEDNFLNEERFAQSFARGKFRIKKWGRVRIVRELKFRQVSKYNIDTALKEIEDSDYINTLDELARKRDAAVKEKNPYKRKKKIADYLFYRGWESHLVYEKINELVK, from the coding sequence ATGGAAAGAAAATCGTACTCTCTTAAAGAAGCCAAATTAAAGCTACAACAGTACTGCGTATATCAAGATCGATGTCATAAAGAAGTAAACGAAAAGTTGCGACAAATGAACATGATTCCTGAAGCGATTGCTGTAATCGTTTCTGAATTGATTGAAGATAATTTTCTGAATGAAGAACGTTTTGCCCAAAGTTTTGCGAGAGGTAAATTTCGAATTAAAAAATGGGGTCGTGTACGAATTGTTAGAGAATTGAAGTTTAGACAGGTTTCTAAGTATAATATTGATACTGCACTGAAAGAGATTGAAGATTCTGATTATATCAATACTTTGGACGAACTCGCTAGAAAACGTGATGCGGCTGTAAAAGAGAAAAATCCGTATAAACGGAAAAAGAAAATAGCAGATTATTTATTTTATAGAGGTTGGGAATCGCATTTGGTGTATGAGAAGATTAATGAGTTGGTGAAATGA